The sequence below is a genomic window from Romeriopsis navalis LEGE 11480.
AGCAAAAGAACGCGCTGAAGGTGATCAGCGGGTTGCATAACTTCGATCGCGACAATGTAGCAGCGGTGGTCAAGGCCGCAGAAATCGGCGGTGCCACCTTCGTCGATATTGCTGCCGATGCAGACTTGATTCGGATGGCGAAACAACTCACACAATTACCCATTTGTGTCTCGGCGGTTGAGCCAGAAAAATTTGTCATGGCCGTTGCCGCTGGTGCCGACATGATCGAAATCGGTAACTTTGATAGCTTCTACGCGCAAGGCCGTCGCTTTGAAGCTCCCGAAGTCTTAGAACTGACTCAATCAACTCGGGCATTACTCCCCAATGTGCTGCTTTCCGTGACTGTGCCGCACATTTTGGCCTTAGATGAGCAAGTTGCTTTGGCCGAAGCCCTGGTCAACGCTGGCGCCGATATTATTCAAACTGAAGGTGGCACAAGCGCGGCACCTGTTAGTCCTGGCGTATTAGGCTTAATTGAAAAGGCCGCACCGACTTTAGCCGCTGCTCACGAGATTTCCCACGCGGTTGATGTGCCGGTACTCTGCGCTTCCGGGATCTCCAGTGCCACTGCTCCCTTGGCGATCGCCTCGGGTGCCGCTGGCGTGGGTGTCGGTTCAGCGATTAACAAACTCGATAACGAATTGGCCATGATTGCGGCAGTCCGCGCGATCGTCGAGTCGATGCACACGAGCCAAGTGCGCGTGTAATCCACACACACTCTATTTAAACCAAAAATCGCCGCTCCGAGGAGCGGCGATTTTTTTAAGTCACATCGACTGAATTTAAAAAATGTGGAGAATTAACGGATAACGGAATGGCTCATCCGGATTCGCTAAGGCATTCATCACTGCCAGAACCGTCATCGTTGAGACCCAAAGGAAGCCAATACCGCCAGCCAGCCAGCCCAGCAGTCCCAGCGTCAAGAAGGACGGAATCGCCAGTAACACTGCAGCAACTGCTCCCATAATCCAAACACTCAGGTGGAAGTTAATCGATTCTTTCGCATTGGCCTTAACGACGGGGTCATCGGAAATAAACAAGATCGAAAGTGGAACCCCGATCGATGCAAATGTCCAACTAAAGAAAATCGCAACGTGCGAAATGGTGGAGAGCAGTCGGCGCTTATCAGCGGTTTCTGTCGTTTGCATGGGTTATGTCCTCACTTCTTCTTGCTTGAATATCGTATTTCTTCGACACTTAATATAGTACGACCACCACCCGGTTTGTTGTAGGGAAGTTAACCGTAATATACAGGGGGGATAAACCCGCTATCGCGCTATTAGGAATCTGATCGGCGGGTCTTGGGCGTTAAGGAAATGCCCCAAATTGCCGCCAAAATCAACCATTGCAGCGTGTTGATCCGTGCATCAAACAAGGTCACATCCAACAGACTGAACAAACTACAGGCTAAAAATGCCACGACATAGGTAAAGATCACAATCTGATCACCCCGATCGACCGCCTGCCGAAACCGCTGCACCCCCATATACAAAATCCAACCGATCAAACCGTAAAACAGCACTGTCGCCGGGACGCCCATCTCCGCCGATAGCATCAAGGGCAAATTATGAGGATGCCCCACAAAAAAGCCGGTTGCATCTTGATACAGCGCCGAAAAATTCCGTAGCCCCCACCCCGAAAACGGGCGCTGCTGAATCATATTCCAAGCAAATTCCCACTGTGTGGTCCGTAGTGACGCCAGCGGTCGCACAAACATATCGTCATTCACCCGCGCCCAAATGGCTTCCGGTACTACCGTCCGAAACCAAGTACTCAAAGGCGGCGGGGCGTAGGATGCTTCCAATACCGCAATCACCAACCACATCACCAACGCACCCACCCAGCGCCAACCAATATAAGTGGCAAACGTGACGATCAGCCCCAGCGCCAATACCCAAGCATTGCGGGAGTTAGTTAAGAAAATACCGACCAGATTCAGCCCCGCGATCCCACTCAAAAGCAGCATCAGAATCACTGAGCGTCTAGTTTTCCATTGCTCAATTAATAGCCCCAACGTTAGCGTTAGTGTCGTCACAAAGTAACTCGCCAACACCGTCGCATAGTAAAAGAGCGATGACATCCGCCCCAACGGCTCCCCACCTTTGGCGATCGTCCAGTCCAACAAAATCCCACTAGAGCCATCGATTGACAAAAACTTCCAGTGAAAATACCACTTCAGAAATAACTGCCCCCAACCCAAAACCACAATGATTACCGACGGCGAGATAATAATCCAAGCCAAGCGGCGCAATTGTTCCGGCGTCTGAATCAACCGACTCTGGGCAATAAACACCACAAAAAACGGTAAAAAATTAAATAATCCCCCAAACGCGGCCCCATTATTCTCCGCAAACAGCGCAATAATCACCATCCAGCAGCCCAGCAGCAGCAGCGCCTGATTCACAAAGTTCTGGACAAGCTGGTTGGCATAACTTTTCCACAACGTCAGCGAAGTCACTAAAATCGTGACACAACCAACCAGGGTATTAATTGGCATCAAGAGTACAGCCCACTGCATCACATTCCAGTGACGCCGGAGGTTGGGATCGGGGTGAGACTGAAAAAAGCGAAGTCGCACAGCAGCAGCGGGAAAGTCGAAAGTTCAGCCTTGATTTTACGGCCTTGAGGGACTAATCCCGCGCGGCACCGCTCAACTAAGCGGCTTCAGCAGCTTCCAGTCGTGTCAGCCGGATCTGGGCTAACGCAAAAACCGTGGGGATCACCCGTGCGTAATTCGTCGAGATACTACGCCAGCCAAGATCCGCAAAAAATAAAGTCCACATTGCCGGACCAATAAAGGCAAAGGCCGATCGAGCCGCCCCATAACGGGCCAAATTCGTTGCCATGCCCTGCTGTGCCGTCTTCATCGCAAACAAACTATGGAATTGGCCCAACGCCGCTAGCCCCCCCCGTTGCACTGTCTGTCGCGCCACCTCATATCGCGCAAAATGTAGCGCAAACTGCTGAGCAATCATCCGCAGTACGAAGGGTCGCATTAAGGAGCTAATGGCGATCGCACTTCCGCCCTTCAGCACCAAACTCATCGGATCCTTCACCAATGCCTCAGGAATCCGCTGGGCTAAGTCACTAC
It includes:
- a CDS encoding DUF561 domain-containing protein — its product is MTILSTLQRAFEQKNALKVISGLHNFDRDNVAAVVKAAEIGGATFVDIAADADLIRMAKQLTQLPICVSAVEPEKFVMAVAAGADMIEIGNFDSFYAQGRRFEAPEVLELTQSTRALLPNVLLSVTVPHILALDEQVALAEALVNAGADIIQTEGGTSAAPVSPGVLGLIEKAAPTLAAAHEISHAVDVPVLCASGISSATAPLAIASGAAGVGVGSAINKLDNELAMIAAVRAIVESMHTSQVRV
- a CDS encoding DUF4870 domain-containing protein; protein product: MQTTETADKRRLLSTISHVAIFFSWTFASIGVPLSILFISDDPVVKANAKESINFHLSVWIMGAVAAVLLAIPSFLTLGLLGWLAGGIGFLWVSTMTVLAVMNALANPDEPFRYPLILHIF
- a CDS encoding O-antigen ligase family protein, which produces MRLRFFQSHPDPNLRRHWNVMQWAVLLMPINTLVGCVTILVTSLTLWKSYANQLVQNFVNQALLLLGCWMVIIALFAENNGAAFGGLFNFLPFFVVFIAQSRLIQTPEQLRRLAWIIISPSVIIVVLGWGQLFLKWYFHWKFLSIDGSSGILLDWTIAKGGEPLGRMSSLFYYATVLASYFVTTLTLTLGLLIEQWKTRRSVILMLLLSGIAGLNLVGIFLTNSRNAWVLALGLIVTFATYIGWRWVGALVMWLVIAVLEASYAPPPLSTWFRTVVPEAIWARVNDDMFVRPLASLRTTQWEFAWNMIQQRPFSGWGLRNFSALYQDATGFFVGHPHNLPLMLSAEMGVPATVLFYGLIGWILYMGVQRFRQAVDRGDQIVIFTYVVAFLACSLFSLLDVTLFDARINTLQWLILAAIWGISLTPKTRRSDS
- a CDS encoding YaaW family protein; translated protein: MPVATLSDDDLRTALELATEAELRELTDILFRPKFNPIDYVNKVDPLDVQSLPYAEWLDSLEDRFRFLAADGITVLQRRTEEVSYRQILVQVCRHLRLPYYSDMNATQLESEIFLHLLERAWQKMPAKQQQELNTEIQVVIASSDLAQRIPEALVKDPMSLVLKGGSAIAISSLMRPFVLRMIAQQFALHFARYEVARQTVQRGGLAALGQFHSLFAMKTAQQGMATNLARYGAARSAFAFIGPAMWTLFFADLGWRSISTNYARVIPTVFALAQIRLTRLEAAEAA